In Thermanaerovibrio velox DSM 12556, the genomic stretch CTTCGTGGTGGAGGAGGGAGACGTCCTTGGGGTTTTCATGGCCAGCAGGGGGAACACCAAGGCCTTGAGGGAGGGGTTGGTTAGGGGGGTTAAGCTGGAGCTCCTATCCAAGGTCCCGATCCCCATATGGGGTTTCGCTACCAGCCAGGTGGGGCTTGAACGGGTCAGGAGCGCCTACCTGGATCCTGGTTCGAGGATGGTCTCAGCGAGGAAGACCAAGGGGCCCAACGTTATCATAGACAAGCTTCCCACCGGGGAGAGGGTGGAGGTGTCCTGGTCCATGGACCCCGATGAAGGTGTTGTGGGTTTCTCCGTATATGCACCCTTTGAGAGGTTCCTTGGGGACTTCAAGCAGCGGGAGCTCATGGCCCCGGAGATGCTTGGGAAGGGAAGCTTGCACGGTTTTCTCGCCATGGAAGGTCCCATGGGGCCCGCGGTGCTTAAGGCCTTCCCCCGCCTCGGGGAGCTCCTAGGGGGCGGCATGAAGGCCCGTCTGGGCCAGGGGTTGGGAGAGGGCAAGCGGGTCATGGTCCTCCTCTCCGATCAGGGTTTGGATCTGTTCCTGGAGGGGGAGGGCTACGTGACGGGAGGGGAAAGTCTTGCGATCCCGGAGGAGCTGAAGGAGCTCCCGCTTCCCCGGGAGGTCCTGTCCATGGCCTTGGACGCTAAGGGGGTAGAAGAGGTGGCCCCGTACCTTGGGGATAGGAACCGCCGGCTTTTAGAGCTGTTGGAGCCGAGGGCGTTTTTCTTCCGGGTGCTGTCCCCCAACCGGGCGGAGGGCAGGGTGTTGCTTGGGCAGTAGGGGCATCTAGGTGCTTTGATGTGTCATGCTGTGCCAGTCCCGAAGGGATCGAGGGCGCATCCCCAAGTGCCTCGGTCCCTTCGGGCATTTTGTTATGGCCTTTTAGGCTAAATGTTCCGTTTTTTTGCAGCATCCTGGGAATCGGGCCGATCCATTGGCGGTTCGATTGGGGGTTAAAATCCTCCTATCCTTTAGGTGGGAGGTGTTGTGGATGAGGTTTGTGGCGGTTACATCGTGTCCTACCGGCATAGCTCATACCTACATGGCGGCGGAGAAGCTCAGCAGGGCGGCTCAGGCCAGAGGTCATGAGATAAAGGTGGAGACCCAGGGTTCCATAGGGGTGGAGAACCGGCTCACCGAGGAGGATATCCGGCTTGCGGATGGGGTGATAATAGCCGCGGGCAAGGGGGTTGATAAGGAGCGTTTCAGGGGTAAGCGATTGATAGAGGTGTCCGTGGCGGAGGGCATCAAGATGGCGGAGGGGATCATAGAGCGGCTTGAGAAGGGGGAAGCTCCGGTCTTCACGGGCTCCCTTGAGGGCAGGGAGGAAGCCTCGGAGACGGCGGTCGTCAAGGGCAAGGGGATGCCGGTTTACCAGAACCTGATGAACGGCGTGTCATACATGATCCCCTTCGTGGTCATAGGGGGCCTTCTGATCGCCCTGTCCCTGGCCATAGGAGGTAAGCCAACCTCCAAGGGGTTAGTGATACCGGAGGGCTCCATGTGGAACACGGTGTTGAGCGTAGGAGTTGCCAGCTTTACTTTCATGGTGCCCATCCTTTCGGGCTTCATCGCCTACAGCATAGCGGACCGCCCCGGACTTGCCCCCGGCATGGTGGGAGGATACGTGGCGGCCAACGGGGCTTTTTACGGCAGCTCCGCCGGTACCGGCTTCATAGGCGGCATAGTGGCGGGTTTCATCGCCGGCTACGTGGTCCGTTATATAAAGGGGATAAGGGTTCCCAAGATTATCCAGCCGGTGATGCCAATACTGGTCATACCGGTGGTGTCCTCTTTGGTGGTTTCGTCGGTGTTCATATTCGGCATAGGCAAGCCCATAGCGGGGATCATGGAGGGCTTAACCAGTTGGTTAAACGGCATGCAGGACTCCAGCCGGGTGGCCTTGGCCATGGTTCTTGGGGGGATGATAGCCTTTGACATGGGAGGCCCTGTGAACAAGGTGGCGTTCCTCTTCGGGTCCGCCATGATAGGGGAGGGGCATCCGGAGATCATGGGCCCCATAGCGGTGGCCATATGCGTTCCCCCGCTTGGGCTGGGGGTAGCCACCATGTTAGCTAGGTCTCGGTACTCCAAGGAGGAGGTGGAGGCCGGTAAGGCGGCGTTTGCCATGGGGCTGGTGGGCATCACCGAGGGGGCCATACCCTTTGCCGCCAAGGACCCGGTTAGGGTGATCCCGAGCATAATGGTGGGCTCCATGTGCGGGGCTGTGGTGGCCATGCTGAGCGGGGTGACGGATCATGTCCCCCACGGGGGTCCCATAGTGGCGGTCCTTCAGGCGGTGGATAACGTCCCCATGTTCTTCGCCGCTGTGGCGGTGGGTGTGGCTGTTACGGCGGTGATGGTTAACTTCCTGAAGAGCAGGTAGATGCCCATGGGTTTTTCTCACCCAGGGGTTCCCGGTGTGCCCGGGATGGAGGGGTTCCATGGAGCCAAGGCATCGGAGGATCCTCAAGCTGCTTATTGAAGCGGATGACTACGTTCCCTTGTCGATGGTTGCGGATCGGCTGGGGTGCTCGGAGAGGACCGTCAGGAACCACCTTAAGGCGATGGACGAAATGCTCCGCCGGGAATACCGCCTGTCTTTGGATCGACGCCCTGGCCGTGGTGTGGCCCTGGTGGGGGAAGGACAGAGCCGGGGTGGTCTTCTAAGGGATCTATTCGCTCAGCCCGACCCCCGCTTGGGGGACCTAGAGAAGGCGGTCTTGTCAGAGCTGCTGGACCCCCATGGGGAGATTACGGTTGGCAGGCTGTCGGAGCGGCTCCGCTTAAGCCGATCTACGGTGACGGGTATCCTGGACAGGGTTGAGTCCTGGCTGTCCCAGATGGGCCTTAGACTTTCCAGGAAGCCCAACGTGGGGGTGCAGGTTCAGGGGGATGAGAGGGCCAAGAGGCTTGCCATATCAAGGCTTCACAGGCTTCTTCTGTCACCAGGCCCCCGGTGCGGAGCTGTGGATCCGGGCGGTCTTCTTCACCAGGGGGAGCTTGGTTTCCTGCTAGTTAAGATCCGGGAGGTCCTTGAGGGGATGGGTATAGCCCTGACGGAAGACGCCTTGCAGGGTCTCGCGGTTCACCTGGCGGTGGCGGTAAAGCGGGTGAGACAGGGGTGTCCCATAAGGGTTGCCCCTAACGAGGTTTCCATGGTGGAAGACCGCAGGGAGCTGACCGCCGCAAGGCGGATAATAGAGCGCCTGGAGGAGGGGCTTTGTCTTAGGATGCCCAAGGATGAGGCGATCTACCTGGCCCTCCACATCAGGAGCTCCAGGCTTCTTACGAAGGGGGATATATCTGCTTCACTGGATGTTAGCGAGGAGGCGCTTAGGTTAAGCGGCTTCTTGATAGGGGAGTTCGCAAGCCGACTTGATTCAAGGCTCGGGTCCGATGAGAGGTTGCTGGCGGATCTTGCCACGCACCTTACGTCCTCCTTGAACCGAATCCGCTGCGGGTTCCCGGTTGTTAACCCCATATTGGGGCAGATAAAGAGGGCCTTCTTCTACGCCTTTGAGGTGGGGTTAGAATGTGCCTCTAAGTGCGAGGGACGGATGGGCATAAGGCTGCCCGAGGACGAGGTGGGATACGTGGTCCTCCATGTGCAGGCGGCGTTAGAGCGGCTTAGGGGACTCAACGGGGGAGAGTGCAAGGTGGTGATCTTCTGTCCCCAGGGGATCGGCATAATGCGCCTGATGGAGGCCAAGATATCCTCCGCGTTCCCGGGTTTAAGGGTTAAGGGGGCCGGATCATTGAAGTGCCTCGTGGAGGAGACAAAGGACCCTTACTCGGTGGTGATAGGAACGTCTCCGCCCCCTGGAGGCCTCAACTGTCCGTACCTGGAGGTAACACCTCTGCTCAAAGATGGTGAGATAAGGAGGATTGAGGAGCTAATCCGCAAGGAGAGTCAGGGGGGGCTGTCCCGTTCATCCCGCTATCCTTTCATCCTAAGTCTGCTGCGGGAGGACCTTTTGCTTCTGAACCACAGCGGAAGGGACAGATGGGAGGTTATAGAAACCATGGCATCAATCCTGCACAGGGTTGGCCTGGTTCGCGGGGACTACTCCGAAGCAGTAAAGGCCAGGGAGATGATCTCGTCCACCTGCATAGGAGGGGGCCTTGCTATACCACATGGCGATCCCCATATGGCCGTTGGCAACGCCGCGTCGGTTGCCTGCCTTATGAGGCCGGTGGACTGGGGGGGCGAGGAGGTCCAGGTGGTGATCATGATAGCTGGTTGTCCCGGAGATGGACAGGATCTAAAACGCCTCTTCGGGGAGTTGGCGGCCTTGTCGGAGGATGGAGAAACCTTGGAGAAGTTAAAGGCTGCTAAATCCGTCCAGGAGTTCTGCAGCGTTCTTAAGGGGGATTTATTTTGACCGTGAATTTGATGGATCTGATGCCTATGAGCCTTGTAAAGTTGGACCTTAAAGGATGTACCAGGGAAGAGGTCATCGAGGAGATGGCCGAGATGATCTGCTGCGAGGGCTTTCTTGGCGACCGCGATGCCTACGTTAGGGACGTGATGGCCCGGGAGGCCCTGGGCACCACCGGCGTAGGCATGGGCATAGCAATACCTCACGGCAAGAGCTCGGGGGTAAAGAAGCCCTGTGTTGCCTTTGGTAGGAAGGCCTCGGGGATTGAATGGGGCAGCCTGGACGGAGAGCCCGCTCGTCTTGTGTTCATGATAGCAGTCCCCGCAGAGGGGGCTTTGGACCAGCACCTGAAGATCCTGCAGTCCCTTTCCCGGCGTCTCATGGATGATCCGTTGCGGGAGGGGCTCATGCGCGCGACGAGCCCCTCCGACGCGATCGCCCTATTGTGCCGGGAGGATTAATGGCGGTGGAGAACCTGTTGTTCAAACTGCGTCCGGTCCTTAAGGAGAGGATCTGGGGAGGCCGTAGGTTGTCGAAGCTTTTCGGCCCCGCGGAAGGGACCCTTGTCGGGCCCGTGGGGGAGTGCTGGGCCCTTTCGGGGCATCCGGACGGGGAGAGCCTGGTGGACTCCGGCCCCTTTAAGGGCATGGGGCTCTATGAACTCTTCAAGCTCCGTCCCGAGCTTTTCGGGGACTTCAGCCCCTCGGACCGGTTCCCAATCATGGTGAAGCTCATAGACGCCAACGAAGACCTCTCCATACAGGTACATCCGGACGATCGGTTGGCCGGGGAGCTGGGTGAGCCTGATCCGGGCAAGGCGGAGTGCTGGTATGTATTGGACTGTCCAGAGGGAGCATCCATAGTGCTGGGGCATAACGGGGACACGGTGGGACAGGTGACCGAATGGATCCTGGAGGGGATGTGGGATCGGTTGGTAAGACGGGTGCCTATACGTCCCGGGGACTTCGTCTTCATCCCCCCCGGCACGGTTCACTCCCTGTGCGCCGGGGCTTTCGTGGCGGAGGTGCAGATCAGCTCTGACGTCACGTACAGGCTGTATGACTACCAGCGCTTGGGTCCCGACGGATCTCCCCGGCAGCTTCACGTGGACAAGGCCCTTAGGGCCCTTCAAGCGCCCCAAAGGCCCCTGCCAAAGGGGCCTATGAAGGTCCACAGGGGAGACGGATGGGAGGAACGGGTTTTCCTTAGGGGCAGTCCGTTCTCCGTCTCCGTGGTGAAGTCCAAGCGGTCTATAAGCCTTTCGGCATTGGAGTCTTTCCTGTGCGTGGGGGTAATGTCCGGGGAGGGGCGGATAAGGTGGGATTCCCAAGAGATCTCGGTGTCGACCGGGGACCACTTGGTGGCGTGCAGGGGGACGAGGTTCGTCCTGGAGGGGGCCGTTGAGGTCCTCCTGTCCTCCCCGGAGGGGAAGCCCGCCGTGGTATGTCCATAGGGGCGGTGGGTTCCATAAAGCATGAAGGACAAGGGCGTGGGGATCGCTGCACCCCACGCCCTAATTCACTTGTGATGTGCTCCAGCCGTAAACGACCACGCAAACGCTATCCCTGCGGCCCTCTCTATAGCTTCACGTCGTTCAGGTTCTTCTGGGCCTTTACTATGGAGGATATGATGGATGCCATGGACTTGAAGCGGTTCGTGGCCTCCTCCATGACCCGCACCGACTGGTTCATCTCCTGGGCGCCGCCGGATATCTTGGTGCTGGCGTCCTCCAGTATCTGGTCCACCCGGCCCAGGAAGTCCTTGTTGGTGGCCAGGAACTCCATGAAGCCCGACAGGGAGCCCCGGATGACCGAGAACATCTCGCTCACCCGCCGAACGTTCTCCATGGCCCCCTGGACCTGGGCGGAGATGGAGAAGACCCGGCTTGAGATCTTCTCCGACGCCTCCTTGGTCTCTATGGCCAGCTTCTGAACCTCCTGGGCCACAACCGCGAAGCCCTTGCCGTGCTCCCCCGCCCGGGCGGCCTCGATGGAGGCGTTGAGGGCCAAAAGGTTGGTCTGCTTGGCGATCTTCTGGATCTCCTTGGAGATCTTCTCTATCTCCAGGAAGGAGTTGAGGGTCTCGAACGTGGAGTCCACGGTCCTTGCCACGTCGGAGTTCATGCTCTCCAGGTCCGTGCCGGACTTCCTGAGCTCCTCCTCCAGCCTGACGTTCATCTGGTTTATGGTCTCCACGTTATTTCGGGCTTCCCGGCTGCTTCTCTCGAACTCGTGGACTATATCGTTGAACAGCCTCTCCAGATTCTGAAACTTGTCCGCTATGTCTCCCAGCTCCCGCTGGACATCCAGCACCCGCCTGACAAGCACGTCGTCCAGCTGGGACATGAAGGAGTTCATTATGGTGCTGCTGAAGTGGGACGCGGAGAGGGCTTTTATGACCTGAGGAGTATCGCTCATGAGAAAACCCCCTTAGCGGGCGGAGAGCTTGCCCTGGGCGTTGTAGAAGTTATCCAGGATGTCGCTGCCGCACTTGAGGTCCCTGAACCAGTTGAGGAACCGCCTTGCGGCCTCTCCCTTCATCACCGCCCCGTGCTGAGGGGC encodes the following:
- a CDS encoding PTS fructose transporter subunit IIC translates to MRFVAVTSCPTGIAHTYMAAEKLSRAAQARGHEIKVETQGSIGVENRLTEEDIRLADGVIIAAGKGVDKERFRGKRLIEVSVAEGIKMAEGIIERLEKGEAPVFTGSLEGREEASETAVVKGKGMPVYQNLMNGVSYMIPFVVIGGLLIALSLAIGGKPTSKGLVIPEGSMWNTVLSVGVASFTFMVPILSGFIAYSIADRPGLAPGMVGGYVAANGAFYGSSAGTGFIGGIVAGFIAGYVVRYIKGIRVPKIIQPVMPILVIPVVSSLVVSSVFIFGIGKPIAGIMEGLTSWLNGMQDSSRVALAMVLGGMIAFDMGGPVNKVAFLFGSAMIGEGHPEIMGPIAVAICVPPLGLGVATMLARSRYSKEEVEAGKAAFAMGLVGITEGAIPFAAKDPVRVIPSIMVGSMCGAVVAMLSGVTDHVPHGGPIVAVLQAVDNVPMFFAAVAVGVAVTAVMVNFLKSR
- a CDS encoding BglG family transcription antiterminator, which codes for MEPRHRRILKLLIEADDYVPLSMVADRLGCSERTVRNHLKAMDEMLRREYRLSLDRRPGRGVALVGEGQSRGGLLRDLFAQPDPRLGDLEKAVLSELLDPHGEITVGRLSERLRLSRSTVTGILDRVESWLSQMGLRLSRKPNVGVQVQGDERAKRLAISRLHRLLLSPGPRCGAVDPGGLLHQGELGFLLVKIREVLEGMGIALTEDALQGLAVHLAVAVKRVRQGCPIRVAPNEVSMVEDRRELTAARRIIERLEEGLCLRMPKDEAIYLALHIRSSRLLTKGDISASLDVSEEALRLSGFLIGEFASRLDSRLGSDERLLADLATHLTSSLNRIRCGFPVVNPILGQIKRAFFYAFEVGLECASKCEGRMGIRLPEDEVGYVVLHVQAALERLRGLNGGECKVVIFCPQGIGIMRLMEAKISSAFPGLRVKGAGSLKCLVEETKDPYSVVIGTSPPPGGLNCPYLEVTPLLKDGEIRRIEELIRKESQGGLSRSSRYPFILSLLREDLLLLNHSGRDRWEVIETMASILHRVGLVRGDYSEAVKAREMISSTCIGGGLAIPHGDPHMAVGNAASVACLMRPVDWGGEEVQVVIMIAGCPGDGQDLKRLFGELAALSEDGETLEKLKAAKSVQEFCSVLKGDLF
- a CDS encoding PTS sugar transporter subunit IIA — its product is MNLMDLMPMSLVKLDLKGCTREEVIEEMAEMICCEGFLGDRDAYVRDVMAREALGTTGVGMGIAIPHGKSSGVKKPCVAFGRKASGIEWGSLDGEPARLVFMIAVPAEGALDQHLKILQSLSRRLMDDPLREGLMRATSPSDAIALLCRED
- a CDS encoding type I phosphomannose isomerase catalytic subunit, encoding MENLLFKLRPVLKERIWGGRRLSKLFGPAEGTLVGPVGECWALSGHPDGESLVDSGPFKGMGLYELFKLRPELFGDFSPSDRFPIMVKLIDANEDLSIQVHPDDRLAGELGEPDPGKAECWYVLDCPEGASIVLGHNGDTVGQVTEWILEGMWDRLVRRVPIRPGDFVFIPPGTVHSLCAGAFVAEVQISSDVTYRLYDYQRLGPDGSPRQLHVDKALRALQAPQRPLPKGPMKVHRGDGWEERVFLRGSPFSVSVVKSKRSISLSALESFLCVGVMSGEGRIRWDSQEISVSTGDHLVACRGTRFVLEGAVEVLLSSPEGKPAVVCP
- a CDS encoding methyl-accepting chemotaxis protein, translating into MSDTPQVIKALSASHFSSTIMNSFMSQLDDVLVRRVLDVQRELGDIADKFQNLERLFNDIVHEFERSSREARNNVETINQMNVRLEEELRKSGTDLESMNSDVARTVDSTFETLNSFLEIEKISKEIQKIAKQTNLLALNASIEAARAGEHGKGFAVVAQEVQKLAIETKEASEKISSRVFSISAQVQGAMENVRRVSEMFSVIRGSLSGFMEFLATNKDFLGRVDQILEDASTKISGGAQEMNQSVRVMEEATNRFKSMASIISSIVKAQKNLNDVKL